TGGCGCTGCTTTCCAGCCGTACGTCGCAAGGCGCAGTGGCCTGGATCATTTCGCTGCTCACGTTTCCCTATGCAGCGCTGCCGGCGTACTGGATCTTTGGCCGGCCGCGCTTCTACGGCTACGTTTCTTCGCGGGGCGAGCATGACTCGATCCTGCGGCGGATTCTCGCGCGCTACCGGCCCTTGATAGAGCCGTATCTCAGCGACGCGGCGCAGGTGCACGTCAAGGCCGTGGAAAAGCTGGCGATGATGCCGATGACCAGCGGCAATCGTGCCTCGCTGCTGATCAATGGGCAGGCGACCTTCGACAGCCTGTTTGCCGGTATCGAGAACGCGCAGGATTATGTCCTGGTGCAGTTCTTCATCATCCGACGCGATCGCCTGGGCATCGCCTTCAAGGATCTGCTCGAGCGCAAGGCGGGGCAAGGCGTGCGGGTATTTCTGCTCTACGACGAGATCGGCTGCCATGCACTCGATGACGGCTATCTTGACGACCTGACTCGCGCCGGCGTCGAGGTCAGTGCCTTCAATTCGTCGCGGGGCTTTCGCCACCGCTTCCAGCTCAATTTCCGCAATCATCGCAAGGTCGCCGTCGTCGATGGAGTGATTGGCTGGACGGGCGGTCTCAACGTCGGCATCGAGTATTTGGGTGAGGATACCCGCCACGGGCCGTGGCGAGATACCCATTTGATGCTTACCGGGCCCAGCGTGCTGGGGCTTCAGGAAGCCTTCTGGGAGGATTGGCACTGGGCGACGGGGCGGGTCATCGATCTCGAGTGGCAGCCGAAGGTGACCTGCGAGGAGTGCCAGCATGTGGTGATCGTGCCCTCGGGACCGGCCGACGGCCAGGAAACCGCCAGCCTGCTGACGCAGCACAACATTCATACCGCACAGCACCGTCTGTGGATCACCAGCCCCTATTTCGTGCCCGATCAGGGCGTGCAGGATGCCCTGCGGCTGGCGGCACTACGGGGTGTCGATGTTCGGGTGATGATGCCCGAGCGCCCGGATCACCTGCTGGTGTTTTTGTCGGCATTCTCGTTCTTGCCGGACATGATTCGTGCCGGTGTCAAGATATACCGTTATCAACCTGGTTTCCTGCACCAGAAAGTCATGTTGATCGACGATCACAGCGCCACGGTGGGGACGGTCAATCTCGACAATCGCTCGTTTCGGCTCAATTTCGAGATCACCGCCTTCATTCCCGACCGCGGCTTCGCGGAGGAGGTCGAAGCGATGCTCGAAAGCGACTTCAGCGATTGCCGCGAGGTGACCGTCGAAGAACTGGAAAGCCGGCCTCTGTGGCGCAAGTTGGTATCGCGGGCCGCCTATCTGCTGGCGCCGGTGCAATAGGCCAAGGAGTTGGCGGGTGCCAGCCCCGTTCGGGCACGATGGTGGCCGGGCACGGGCTTGGATAGACTCAGGCGCTTCAGGGCTGGCCCATCACCTAGCCGTTCAACTTTCCTTCGGATACGGAGCCGCGGTGAACCTCGAAACCAAATGGCTGGAAGATTTCGTGGCGCTGGCCAATACGCGCAGCTTCTCGGCGTCGGCGCGCCAGCGTCACGTCACCCAGCCGGCCTTCAGTCGGCGTATTCGCTCGCTGGAGCAGGCCGTCGGAGCGACCCTGGTCGACCGTTCGACGACTCCGGTGGGGCTGACTCCGGAGGGCCAGTTGTTTCTGATCACTGCGCGCAATCTGGTCGAACAGCTCAGCGAGAGCCTGAGTCATCTGCGCGGTCTGGCGATTGCCAACGAAGCGCTCGACATCGTCGCGGCCCATTCGCTGGCGCTGGCCTTCTACCCGCGCTGGATTTCGCGTCTGCAGAAAGGCGTCGGCGAATTGCCCACGCGACTGGTGGCCATGAACGTCGGTGATGCCATCCATGTGCTGCGCGAAGGCAATTGCGATCTGATGCTCGGCTATCATGATCCCTATGCGACCATGCAGCTCGATGCCGAGGTCTTTCCGTCGTTCTCGATCGGCAAGGCGATGATGGTGCCGGTATGCATGCCCGATGCCGAGGGTCGGCCGCTGTATCCGCTCGGTGGCGACAACTCGATTCCTTTCCTGGCGTACACTCAGGGCGCTTTCCTGGGCCGTTCGGTGCGCATGTTGCTGAAGAACGATCCGACCCGCATGCGCCTGAAGACGGTCTACGAGACGGCCATGGCCGAAGGGCTCAAGGGCATGGCATTGCAGGGCGTGGGGATGGCCTGGATTCCCGATTTCTGCATTCGCGACGAGTTCGAGAATGGGCGCCTGGTGCGCGCCGGCGATAGCGCCTGGGACATTCCGCTGGAAGTGCGCCTGTATCGCTGCGCACTGGTGCACAAGCCCGGTGTGGAGCAACTGTGGCGGCAAATGATGAAACTGCCCCGCGACTTCCTCCAGGCATGAGGTCGGTAATGTCAGCGTATTCGCCAAGGCGTGGAGCGCAGCGGTCAGGGCACGGCCCAGCCCGCCGGCAGGCCGAGAAAGTTCTGGATGATGAAGAAATGATCCTCGAACAGCGTGTCCGGTTCGAGATCGGCCAGCGCCACCCAACGTGCCTGCTCACCGCCCTTGGCGGGTTTCAGCTGCGGTAAGCGTTGTTCGGGGCGCAGGGCGAAATAGAAGGCCTCGGCGAGGGTACGGCCCCGCCAGCTGCGATGCGGGTTGTCGAACAGCCGCTGGTCGCGTAGCGAGCCCTTGAGTACCGGCTCGGGGACTTTCAGCCGCACCCGTTCGCGGAGTTCACGCAGACAGGCATCCTGCAGGCGTTCATGGGGGTTGATGAACCCGCCCGGCAAGGCCAGCAGGCCCTTGCCGGGGGCGGCATTGCGGCGCACCAGCAATACGTGCCCGGACTGCACCACCACCGCATTGACGGTGACGAAGATCGGCGGGTAGGGCGCCTGGGCCCAGGCGCTGCGGTATTGCTCGAGCAATTGCTGTTCTTCGAGCAACTGCTGGCTGGCTTCGGATTCGTGGAAGGCATTCAAGGCGTGATGCACGTTTGCCGGTAGATCGTGCGCGGCGCCGGTCGATAGATAGTCACTGGCCGAATTGCGGGAATGAAAGAGCCGCTCGCGGATGCGGCTCGCCGAGATACCGTCGACCAGCGGCACGCTGACCGATTCCCACTGCGGAAACAGACTCAGGAAATAGCTCGACTGACCGCGGCTGGCGCCGATCAGCCCGATACGCGGCAGCTTGCCCTGCTTGCCTTGGCTAGGACGCGCAATGTCGCGCACCTTGCGTTGGACGTCACGTACCCAGACATCGTCGTTATACAGTGCGTCAAGCAGCGGTTCGATCTCGAGCCGGGCGTTGTCGGCGCCGTTGAAATCGCTGCGCAGCATGTCGCGGCGTTCCTCGAAGCGCCACGGGTTGCGCAGCGAGCGTGCTTGCCAGGCCGAGCCGATCAGCACGATGACCTGGCGTGCTCGCTTGAGCGCTTCACGGATCACCGCCAGGTGACCCAGATGGGGCGGTTGAAAACGCCCGATGAATACCAGGCAATCGAAATCGAGCTGCTGCATCGCGTCGGACATGGGCGCTCCGGTCAGATGGGCGCGGCCATTATGGGCGGCCGCTCACGGCACTACAAGCCTGCTACCGCAGCGCGATACCGGGAGGCAAGACGCTTTTCGCATGCCGGAAGCGGCCCGGTTATGCTGAGTGCATCGTTACGCCCGGGAATTCATCTGTGATCGCCAAGACCATCGCCTACTGGTTTCGCATCGTGCGCGACGCGACCAAACTGTGGCTCGACCACAACGCCTTCAGTTATGCCGGCTCGCTGGCCTTCTACACCCTGTTTTCGCTGGCTCCGACGGTGATCATCGCCGTCACGGTGATCGGCGTGGTGCTGGGCGAGGATGCGGCGCAGGGCGAGATCGTCGCGAACCTCCAGGGGCTGATCGGGCCCGATGCGGCGCAAGCCGTGCAGAACGCCGTCTCGGCCTCGCGCCTCGAAAGCTCGGGGCTGCTGCCCACGCTGCTCGGGGTCGGTACGCTGCTGATAGGGGCGACCACGGTATTCGCCCAGATGCAGTATTCGCTCAACAATCTGTGGGGCGTGACTGCCAACCCCGACCGCAACAGCCTGCTGATCTTTCTGCAGAAGCGTGTGCTGTCGATGGCGATCGTGGTGTCGATCGGCTTCGTGCTGCTGGTGTCGTTGGTCCTGGGGGTGGCGCTGCGGGCGGCGTTTCGCTATGCCGGCGGCTGGCTGCCGGGGACCGAGGTTCTGCTCAGTGTCGGTGAACTGGCGTTATCGCTATTGGTGATCGCGCTATTCTTCGCCACGATCTTCAAGATCCTGCCGGATGTCGTGCTGCGCTGGCGGGATGTGATGGTCGGCGCGCTGGTTACCGCGATATTGTTTGCCATCGGCCGTTACGCGATCGCCGCCTATCTGGCCTATACCGCCACCGCTTCGACCTATGGGGCCGCGGGCTCGCTGGTGCTGATTCTGCTGTGGGTCTATTACTCATCGCTGATTCTGTTGTTCGGGGCAGCGCTCACGCGAACGCATTTCGAGGCGCGCGGCCATGACATCGTTCCGCGCAACATGGCGGTGCGGGTCAGGCATGAGCTGCTGATGAAGGGGCGTTCCGGATCGGACCCGTTTTCATGATTCGCGCACCTGCTTATTTGTTAGTAGAAAAACCATCATGGCTCATGTTGCCATTCGCGATAAATAGCTAGAGCCGTATAGGCAAGAACAGGAAATAAATGCTCTGAAAAATAACCACCGAGTTACGTAACGTTCATTCTTGTAAAATTTCGTGAATTAGCTGATTTTAACAGTAATCAGGAGCGATAACCGGCTTCGAAAAGCCACATTGCCGACCATGAAATATAAAGGGCTTATTCTTCAATAACTCATGGTCACTCGAACGAAGAATCGACTATGTTTCGATTCTCTCCGATGTTTTCTTACTTTCGATAATGTGGTGGCCCGCCCGCGCCCTGATGAACGATTTTCTGACTGAAACCGGCTAACACGTTCACGGGATGTTCAAGCATGGTCACCAACAATTTTTCCAAGAGCAGTCTCGACCTCAACGGTATCGTCTCTCTGGCTCAGCCGACGGCGCTGGCGTGGGGGCCGGATGGGCGCCTTTACGTGACGGAAGTCAATGGCAGCGTCAAGGTGCTTACCGTCGCCTTCGGCGATCCGACCCCCGGCGACGCAAGTGACGTGAACTCATTCTATGTCACCGAGGCCGAAACGCTCGGCCTGGTCAAGAACATCCCCAACTTCAACGATGATGGCAGCCCTGCCGTCAGCAGCGGGCGTCAGGTGACCGGTATAGCGGTCGTCCAGCAGTATGACGTTGCCGGTCAAGCCGTAACGATCGGTGGCAAGCCGGCGGTGACCCTCTACGTCACTTCCAGCGACAGCCGTATCGGTGCAGGCGCCGATGGTAACGACACGGGCCTCGACACCAATTCCGGCACGATCACCCGGATCGATCAGATCGAAACCGGCTGGTCGGCCGTCGATATCGTTCGTGGCCTGGCGCGCTCGGAAGAAAATCATGCGCTCAATGGTCTGGAGGTCGTCCAGGAGTTCGATGACGCAGGTAATCTGACCGGTCAGCGCCTGATCGTGGCCAATGGCGGCAATGCCAACAATGGGGCGCCATCCAACAATTTCGGCGGCCAGCAGGAGACCGCCTATAGTGCCGCGATTCTCGAGATCGACCTCGATCAACTCAACGCCATGGAGACGCTCACCGATCCGCTGTCGGGACGCCAGTACATCTATGACGTGCCTACGCTGGATGATCCGACACGCGACGGCAATCCTGACGAAAACGATCCCTTCGGCGGCAACGATGGCCTCAATGGCGGCAAGATCGATCCCGACGGCCCTGTGCAGATCTACTCGGCGGGATATCGCAACTCTTATGATGTCGAGGTGACCGAAGACGGTCGGGTCTGGACCTACGACAACGGCAGCAACAACAGTTGGGGCGGTCGACCGATCGGCGAGGCGGGTGACGATGGCGGGACGGTGGATTATGCGCAACTGGCCAATTACATCGCCACGAACCTCAACAATGGCGACGGCAATAGTGGCGATCCCATCAACCTGGAGGACTGGGATCCCAAGAACTACGACCAGTTTCACGAGATCACCCGCTCCGACGACCTGGCCGGGCGCACACTGTCGGCCGGCCAGGGTGGTGCGGCCACCTATGAGTGGCTGGACCCGGACAGCGGCGAGACGCTGACGCTGGTCTATGGTGGCCATCCCAACCCCACCCGCGCGAGCGGGGGGCAATCGGGCATTCTCTTCACCCCACAGAATGGCGTGCAAAATGCCTTTCTGCTGTTATCGAACGTCGACAAGCAGGGTCCCGACAGCAGCGACTACGATGCGGTGATCGCCTGGCTGGCCGAGGTCGAGAGCAATTACGACACGCTGGCGCGGGGTGACCTGACCGGTAGGGTGATCGGCGTCACGCCGGGCGAGTCGTACTACATCACCGACGTGGGCAAGGCCTATCTCACAAGCGACTATCCCGACGGCACGACGAGCATCAACGGTGAGGCGGTGCTTGGGGTGGGTGGCATGCCGGTGGATTTCGACGATGTCGTCGCCACTCTCAATCCCATCGAGAGCGACTACCTCGAGGGCGGATATACCGATGGCTCCGTCGACTCCGGCAAGGGCTCGGTCAACGGCTTGACCGAATACACCTCGACGATACTCGACGATCCCGAGAGCGGCGTGAAGATGTCCGGGGCGATCCTCGCCGCCAGCCTCAACCAGGGCACGCTGACCGTGATGGGGCGTGACGCCGATGGCAGCATGCAGTCCGTGGTCGGCAGCAGCGGGCAGACGCTGGCCCAGGACCGCACCGTCGTCGACGTCAGCGGGGCGCCGCTGGGATTGGCGTCGATCGGCGACGATCTCACCGCCTTCGAGGGCGAGAAGGCCTTCCAAGGCTCGGTATGGACCACGGTCTACAAGCAGAACGGACCGCTGATCGAGATCCTGCAGCCCAATAACGGGGCGGTGCCGCTGGCTGGCAGCGAAATCATCGATCCCACTGATCAAGATGGCGATGGCGTCGATCACTTTAACGATCCTTTCGAGTTCAGCACCGACAACGGCTTCGACCTGGGCGTGGGCGAGCGGGTGCTGCTTGATTTCGACACCACGCAAAGCCCTTATCCTGGGACGATCCTTGATACGGGGCTGATGGGAGCGGCGCTCGATGGCGTCACGCCCAACCGCGATGCCAAGACGGCGGAAGAGGGCTTTGACGCGGACCAGCAGGAAGATGGCCTCTACGACCTGGGGGGTAACATCATTCCCGGTGGCAATGCGCCGATCTTCCAGATCAAGAAGGTAGCCGGGGGCACCGTTGTCGGGACCGAGAACAGTGCGCGCGACGCGATGCATGTCGGCATCAAGCCGGGGCCGGACGTCGAGCGTCTGATGATGAGCTCCAAGATCAAGAACTGGATTCCCGCACAGACCAGCGGGATCAAGAACGGCCAACTCACCGGGATCATGCTCAGCGATGGAACTCAGGCCAACTACCTGCGCCTGGTCTTCGGGGCCGTGATGATCGATGGTGTCCTGGCGGCCGGTTTCGAGGTCGGCTATGAGATTGACGACGACTATACCAAGCTGACCAGCGTTGCCGCGCCGGAGCTCGGCAATAGCGATGTGGCGAGTCTGGATCTGTATCTGGAGGTGGACATCGGCGATAGCTTCGCGGTCAAGGCGGGCTATCAACTGGACAATGCCGACGGCATCACGTCGCTGGATCTGGGCAACTTCACACTCCCTGCAGGCGTGCTCCAGGATATCCTGACTGGATCGCACACCATCACCGATGGCGATACCACGCTGCCCTCAGGTGCGGCCGTGGGCTTTCTCGCCGAGACATCCGCCGCTGATGCGGCCAGCGAAAGTAGGCTGGCGGCGATCGATTTCTATAATCTGCGCATCGATGCGCTGAGCAACGAAATCGCGGCCGATACCGCGGCTGAAGTCGGGGCCGAGGGGACCGACGGGGTCGATACCATCGTCTACACCGGTACCGATACCGATCTGGCTCCCTTGGACGACAGCGTCGAGAACTTCGACGGCAGCGGCTCCTCCGCCGACTTTACGGTCACCGGCAATAGCGGCGACAACATCCTGATCGCTGGTTCGGGAGCCAATACCTTCATCGGTAATGGTGGTGCCGACAGCATCCGTGGGACATTCGCGGATATCGATGGCAGCGTGATCACCGACTTCATGTCGGACGATCGCCTGGTAATTCTCGACTCTGTACTGGAAGCCGGCCATATCGGCTACAGCACGGTGAATGGTGTATTGACGCTGACCCTGACCGATCCGCAGACCGGCGAAACGGCGACGCTGAGCCTGCCCGGCGACCAGTTCGCCGGCTTCGATCCGGCGGACGGGCCCTCGACGTTCGATGTCGAGCAGACCGAGCATGGTACCCAGATCTCCTACAAGATCGAAACGCTGCTCTATCGGGTCAACGCCGGGGCCGGCACAGTAGCCGCCATCGACGGCGGCATGGACTGGCTGGGGGATACCGATTCCAACTTCCCCTACCTGGCCGGTAATACGGCGGATACCTACAGCAACAACATGACGAACGAGCAGAGCGAGGTCGATCTCGCCCATCTCGCGAGTGATCCCGTTCCCTGGCAGCTCTTCGTCAATGAGCGAAGCGACAATGATATCGCCTCACCCAAGCTGGAGTACGCCTTCCCGGTCACGCCCGGTGGAAACTACACGATCACGCTGTATTACACCGAAAACTGGGCCGGCATCTTCGATTACGGCGGCGACCGCATTTTCGACGTCGAGGTCGAAGGCCGCGTGCCCGCCGTACTTTCCGGGATCAACCCGCTGCAAGAAGCCATTGACATCTACGGTGCCGATGCCAGTCAGCAGGAGCTGCTGGGTGTCGGATTTTCGCGCTCCTATACCGTGAACGTGGAAGACGACGTCTTGAATCTGGCGTTCAATCACGGCGCCCAGAATCCCAAGATCAATGCCATCGAGATCAAGCAACTGGGGCCGGGCACCGTGATACCTGACGACGAGCCACCGGTGGTCCAGTCGATCACGCTCGAGGAGCCGCTCGACAACGACAGCCCGATTCTCGCCACGGTGGTGATCACCGACAACGCGGGGATCGATCCCGACTCCCTCGATGGCAACGAGCTCGTCTTTACGGGAATCGAGCCGGCGACGGTGACGCTGGCGCCGGGAGGCGATGCGATCACGATCAGTGATGATGGCAAGACCGTGACCGTCAACTATGAACTGACGCCGCCGGCCGACACCAATTCATGGAGTGACGGTTTCTACACTGTCGGTGTCGCCGCCGATAGCTATCAGGACAAGGCCGGAAACGGCGTCGCCGCCTACGAGACCGACTTCACCATCGGGTCGGCGCCTGATGCGCTTCTCGCGCTGGACTTCGAGACCGTTGGCGAGCCGCTGGACGAGGGCGGTTTCGACGACGTGCTGGGCGGGGTCAGTGACGCCGCGATGATCACCCAGATCATCGGCGGCGAGCTGGTGGTCAATACCTCGAATGGCGATATCATCAAGGGCCAGAGCGTCAACGACTTCATCAAGTACGTCGACCTTAGCGACGACGTTCTCAATGAAATCCGCATCGCGTCGCGCTTCGACAACCCCTTCCCGGCGGCACTGGCGGCTCAGGGTCTGGCTACCGACACCATTCCCAACTATGCCCAGCAGGGCCTTGTCTTCGGGCTCGGCAGCCAGGGCAACAACGAACTGGTCAAGCTGGTGTTCGGCGGCGCCGGCGGCAACATGGTGCAGATCTGGTCGAACCCCACCGGCAAGAGCGACCCGGAGGGTGTCAACAGCGTCTACGAGCTCGGCGACCTGCTCAACGATGCCAGCCTGGGGCTGAGCGATGTGGCGGCGGTGGAGATGACGCTGGTCATCGACAAGGCCGCAGGCACGGTCACCCCGGAGGTGACCTTCCTCGGCAGCGGCGGTGCGATACTCGGCGGGCTGCGCGCCACGCCGAGCGCGGGCTTCGTCACGGCCCAGGCCGAGACCCTGCCCGGCGCGGTGCTGGCGAATCTGACCGACTCGGCGGCGGCGACCGCGGTGGGCGTGACTTCGAACGACTACGGGACGCTGGGTTCGTTTGAGGCGAGTTGGGAGTATCTCAACGTCACCTCGCCGGATGCAACGGGCGACCCCGGCGGCGGCGATCCCGCACTGATTGCTATCAGCGATGCCGCGAATGCCACCGAAAGCGGCGACACGGGCACGACCGCGCTGACCTTCCTGCTCAGTGCCAACGCCGATGTCGACGCCACCTTGGATGTGACCTACTCGACCAACGGCGGGGCGACCTCTCGGACCCAGACGGTGATCTTCACCGACGGGGTCGGCGAGCTCACGATCGACGTGGCCAATGACGACGTCGACGACGGCCCCGATACGGTCACGGTCGCGCTGATCGACATCGCCGGCGAACAGTATGCCGTTGACCCGAATGCCGATACCGCCAGCGGCAGCGTGAACGAAGACGACCGGACGCCGGAGCCGCCGGCCGACGGCGTGTACTTTGCGCTGGACTTCGAGACCGTTGGCGAGCCGCTGGACGAGGGCGGTTTCGACGACGTGCTGGGCGGGGTCAGTGACGCCGCGATGATCACCCAGATCATCGACGGCGAGCTGGTGGTCAATACCTCGAATGGCGATATCATCAAGGGCCAGAGCGTCAACGACTTCATCAAGTACGTCGATCTCAGCGACGACGTTCTCAATGAAATCCGCATCGCGTCGCGCTTCGACAACCCCTTCCCGGCGGCGCTGGCGGCTCAGGGTCTGGCTACCGACACCATTCCCAACTATGCCCAGCAGGGCCTCGTCTTCGGGCTCGGTAGCCAAGGCAACAACGAGCTGGTCAAGCTGGTGTTCGGCGGGCATAAAGGCAACGCGATCCAGATCTGGTCCAATCCCGACAGCAGTGGAGGGATTGATACGGACTACAAGCTCGACGACTTACTCAACGATGCCAATCTGGGGCTGAGCGATGTGGCGGCGGTGGAGATGACGCTGGTCATCGACAAGGCCTCAGGCACGGCCACCCCGGAGGTGACCTTCCTCGGCAGCGACGGTGCGATACTTGGCGGGTTGCGCGCCACGCCGAGCGCGGGCTTCGTCACGGCCCAGGCCGAGGCGCTGCCCGGCGCGGTACTGGCGAACCTGACCGAACCGGCGGCGGCGACCGCGGTGGGCGTGACTTCGAACGACTACGGGACGCTGGGTTCGTACGAGGCGAGTTGGGAGTATCTCAACCTCACTTCGCCGGATGCGACGGGCGACCCCGCGCTGATCGACGCCGAGCAGATCTTCGCCGGCGCCAGTGTAGAGACGCCCGACACCTACGAGGCGGGGGCAGTCGGCTCGGCCACCGTGACGGTGACTCTGGGCTCCGATGTTCAGGAATCGAACTACGGTAACAACTCCTTCAAAGTCACTAACACCGGCGACAAGAAGATCGCGGCCGTTTTCTTCGACGTGCGCACCGCGCTTTATGGCGACAG
The genomic region above belongs to Halomonas zincidurans B6 and contains:
- a CDS encoding YihY/virulence factor BrkB family protein, translating into MIAKTIAYWFRIVRDATKLWLDHNAFSYAGSLAFYTLFSLAPTVIIAVTVIGVVLGEDAAQGEIVANLQGLIGPDAAQAVQNAVSASRLESSGLLPTLLGVGTLLIGATTVFAQMQYSLNNLWGVTANPDRNSLLIFLQKRVLSMAIVVSIGFVLLVSLVLGVALRAAFRYAGGWLPGTEVLLSVGELALSLLVIALFFATIFKILPDVVLRWRDVMVGALVTAILFAIGRYAIAAYLAYTATASTYGAAGSLVLILLWVYYSSLILLFGAALTRTHFEARGHDIVPRNMAVRVRHELLMKGRSGSDPFS
- a CDS encoding LysR family transcriptional regulator, which gives rise to MNLETKWLEDFVALANTRSFSASARQRHVTQPAFSRRIRSLEQAVGATLVDRSTTPVGLTPEGQLFLITARNLVEQLSESLSHLRGLAIANEALDIVAAHSLALAFYPRWISRLQKGVGELPTRLVAMNVGDAIHVLREGNCDLMLGYHDPYATMQLDAEVFPSFSIGKAMMVPVCMPDAEGRPLYPLGGDNSIPFLAYTQGAFLGRSVRMLLKNDPTRMRLKTVYETAMAEGLKGMALQGVGMAWIPDFCIRDEFENGRLVRAGDSAWDIPLEVRLYRCALVHKPGVEQLWRQMMKLPRDFLQA
- a CDS encoding bifunctional nicotinamide-nucleotide adenylyltransferase/Nudix hydroxylase — translated: MSDAMQQLDFDCLVFIGRFQPPHLGHLAVIREALKRARQVIVLIGSAWQARSLRNPWRFEERRDMLRSDFNGADNARLEIEPLLDALYNDDVWVRDVQRKVRDIARPSQGKQGKLPRIGLIGASRGQSSYFLSLFPQWESVSVPLVDGISASRIRERLFHSRNSASDYLSTGAAHDLPANVHHALNAFHESEASQQLLEEQQLLEQYRSAWAQAPYPPIFVTVNAVVVQSGHVLLVRRNAAPGKGLLALPGGFINPHERLQDACLRELRERVRLKVPEPVLKGSLRDQRLFDNPHRSWRGRTLAEAFYFALRPEQRLPQLKPAKGGEQARWVALADLEPDTLFEDHFFIIQNFLGLPAGWAVP
- the cls gene encoding cardiolipin synthase; the encoded protein is MFSWLIGLGVFAIYVAGALSAVLALLSSRTSQGAVAWIISLLTFPYAALPAYWIFGRPRFYGYVSSRGEHDSILRRILARYRPLIEPYLSDAAQVHVKAVEKLAMMPMTSGNRASLLINGQATFDSLFAGIENAQDYVLVQFFIIRRDRLGIAFKDLLERKAGQGVRVFLLYDEIGCHALDDGYLDDLTRAGVEVSAFNSSRGFRHRFQLNFRNHRKVAVVDGVIGWTGGLNVGIEYLGEDTRHGPWRDTHLMLTGPSVLGLQEAFWEDWHWATGRVIDLEWQPKVTCEECQHVVIVPSGPADGQETASLLTQHNIHTAQHRLWITSPYFVPDQGVQDALRLAALRGVDVRVMMPERPDHLLVFLSAFSFLPDMIRAGVKIYRYQPGFLHQKVMLIDDHSATVGTVNLDNRSFRLNFEITAFIPDRGFAEEVEAMLESDFSDCREVTVEELESRPLWRKLVSRAAYLLAPVQ